The Lysinibacillus pakistanensis genome includes a window with the following:
- a CDS encoding sensor histidine kinase, whose product MKKLREIFVNQSLQRKWMFTSSAVIFFSFTIICIVVYISLHTWLLNDEQLKIQRTSYDVVSFFESQGPNLTIQQIQQNIGLLNSSDQTVILFNLDKIEVLRIVNTSGVNNPSQTAPLTQMGEIVEMTIDKKDVYVINKPIQLGFFRGYIQVIHPLSGFQSLMHYLLTAMLIAGLGALVLSASISYYLASYLMKPLHALRSSMKNVMDKGFNEQIQLTYTSHDEIGDLLKMYNAMMNELQISFTQQQQFVADASHELRTPIQAIEGHLSLLKRWGKDDPEILEESINTSLTEVARMRKMIEELLELARREEKDSSSEANAVEVIESVIEEMEHLYPEARITLSKNGEIGLLFITDNALSQIVRNLVENAIRYCEKIPEIQITLSVAGNEALLKIEDNGIGIAQENISFIFDRFYRIDEARNRQKGGTGLGLSITKMLLEKYNGSVEVKSEINIGTVFFIKFPLKY is encoded by the coding sequence TATTTCATTGCATACATGGCTATTAAATGATGAGCAACTTAAAATTCAACGGACAAGCTATGATGTGGTGTCTTTTTTTGAATCACAAGGACCCAATCTGACCATTCAGCAAATTCAACAAAACATAGGGCTTTTAAATTCCAGTGATCAAACAGTAATATTGTTTAATTTAGATAAAATAGAGGTTTTACGTATTGTTAATACTTCAGGGGTTAATAATCCTTCACAGACTGCTCCTCTTACGCAAATGGGGGAAATTGTTGAAATGACAATTGATAAAAAGGATGTTTATGTTATTAATAAACCGATTCAGCTCGGTTTCTTTCGTGGATACATTCAGGTGATTCATCCATTATCAGGATTCCAGTCGTTGATGCATTATTTATTGACTGCCATGCTAATAGCAGGCTTAGGAGCTTTAGTATTATCCGCTTCAATTAGTTATTATCTAGCCAGTTATTTGATGAAGCCCCTACATGCTTTGCGTTCATCCATGAAAAACGTAATGGATAAAGGATTTAATGAACAAATTCAATTAACATACACGTCTCATGATGAAATAGGTGATCTCTTAAAAATGTATAATGCGATGATGAATGAACTGCAAATTTCGTTTACCCAGCAACAACAATTTGTTGCAGATGCATCTCATGAGCTACGAACACCTATTCAAGCTATTGAAGGACATCTATCTTTATTGAAAAGATGGGGAAAGGATGATCCAGAAATTCTTGAGGAATCTATTAATACATCATTAACTGAAGTTGCACGGATGCGCAAAATGATTGAGGAATTATTAGAGCTTGCACGTCGGGAGGAAAAAGATAGTAGCAGTGAGGCTAATGCAGTGGAAGTAATTGAAAGTGTTATCGAGGAAATGGAGCATCTTTATCCAGAAGCTCGAATCACGCTGTCTAAAAATGGAGAAATAGGTCTATTATTTATAACGGATAATGCGCTAAGTCAAATAGTACGTAATTTAGTTGAGAACGCCATTCGCTATTGTGAAAAAATTCCGGAGATTCAAATTACTTTATCAGTTGCTGGAAATGAGGCGCTTTTAAAAATAGAAGATAATGGAATTGGTATAGCGCAAGAAAATATATCTTTCATTTTCGATCGATTTTATCGGATTGATGAGGCTAGAAATCGTCAAAAAGGCGGTACAGGCTTAGGACTTAGTATCACAAAAATGTTGCTTGAAAAATATAATGGTTCTGTGGAAGTCAAGAGTGAGATAAATATTGGAACCGTTTTCTTCATTAAATTCCCGCTAAAATATTAA
- a CDS encoding 2-oxoglutarate dehydrogenase E1 component, with translation MSNNVTTVSSPWSAFSGPNLGYVMEQYDLFLQSPEEVEPELVLLFQQFGAPVVVEGEVAVANSTAAPAGDYKKVLAAVRLADAIRTHGHLAADIYPLKNRELQTAQIEESAFNLSVADLAEIPAAIFFKDVPANVKNGKDAIDYLKSVYTDKVAFEYNHIAATEERDWIQAQIETGSFKQALSSDEKKALLDRLTRVENFEKFIHKTFVGQKRFSGEGLDTQIVLFDEILKTAEANNVEKVRIGMAHRGRLNVLTHILNKPYDMMFSDFAHVSNELFLPEDGRLEITKGWTGDVKYHMGASYNRESGMNVKLAYNPSHLEVGNPVVLGTTRAAQDDTSTPGQAIFNRTKGLGILVHGDAAFPGQGIVTEVLNFAKTEGFTTGGTIHIIANNMIGFTTEQQDSRSSVYSSDPAKGYEVPVIHVNADSPEAVSLVGRFAASYRQKFGKDIIVDLIGYRRHGHNETDDPTVTNPETYKLVAQHETVRALYGAQLVAEGVVSADDVAALDAAIYAEMQASYDHVKEMAAKDEHKHLEMPEELKVEFPQIDTAVGAERLETINEELLVFEEKFEPQKKLGKILEKRREAFASAKIDWGHAETLAYATIIQDGTPVRFTGQDAQRGTFSQRHLVLHDKNNGNVFTPLHHISGANASFTVHNSPLTEAGVVGFEYGYNLENGHVLSVWEAQFGDFANMAQVMFDNFISGARAKWGQKSGLVILLPHGYEGQGPEHSSSRMERYLQMSAENNWFVANCSNAGNYYHLLRRQAALLGTEGVRPLVVVSPKYLLRHPLAAANAEQLANGSFQEVIEQPGLGSKPEAVERIVLGTGKVMIDIADRIKDGEGFDHLHIIRVEQLYPFPKEQVAGIIAKYPNVKEVVWVQEEPKNQGTWNYALETLYELSEGKKLRYVGRPAMSSTSEGDADSHKAAQAAVVEEAVAEPVKVK, from the coding sequence ATGTCGAACAACGTTACAACTGTAAGTTCTCCATGGTCAGCTTTCTCTGGTCCTAACCTAGGATATGTGATGGAGCAATACGACTTATTCTTACAGTCTCCTGAAGAAGTAGAACCGGAGTTAGTATTATTATTCCAACAATTTGGTGCACCAGTAGTAGTAGAAGGTGAAGTAGCGGTAGCTAATAGCACAGCGGCTCCTGCTGGCGATTACAAAAAAGTATTAGCAGCTGTGAGATTAGCAGATGCAATCCGTACGCATGGTCATTTAGCGGCAGATATTTATCCTTTGAAAAACCGTGAACTACAAACAGCTCAAATTGAAGAAAGCGCGTTCAATCTAAGCGTTGCAGATTTAGCTGAAATTCCTGCAGCTATCTTCTTCAAAGATGTGCCAGCAAACGTGAAAAATGGTAAGGATGCAATTGATTACTTAAAATCTGTTTATACAGATAAAGTGGCATTTGAATATAATCACATCGCAGCAACAGAAGAACGTGATTGGATTCAAGCACAAATTGAAACAGGTTCATTTAAACAAGCATTATCTTCTGATGAGAAAAAAGCATTATTAGATCGCTTAACACGTGTTGAGAATTTTGAGAAGTTTATTCATAAAACTTTCGTTGGTCAAAAGCGTTTCTCAGGTGAAGGTTTAGATACACAAATCGTTTTATTTGATGAAATTTTAAAAACAGCAGAAGCAAATAACGTAGAAAAAGTGCGTATTGGTATGGCACACCGTGGCCGTTTAAATGTATTAACTCATATTTTAAATAAACCATATGACATGATGTTCTCTGATTTTGCACATGTTTCCAACGAATTATTTTTACCAGAGGATGGTCGACTTGAAATCACTAAAGGTTGGACAGGTGATGTAAAATACCACATGGGTGCTTCTTACAATCGCGAATCTGGTATGAACGTTAAACTTGCTTATAACCCTTCACACTTAGAAGTAGGAAACCCAGTTGTTTTAGGTACTACTCGTGCAGCTCAAGATGATACGTCTACGCCAGGTCAAGCAATTTTTAATCGAACAAAAGGATTAGGTATTCTTGTACATGGTGACGCGGCATTCCCAGGTCAAGGGATTGTAACAGAGGTTCTTAACTTTGCGAAAACAGAAGGATTCACAACTGGTGGTACAATTCACATCATTGCAAACAATATGATTGGATTTACAACTGAACAACAAGATTCTCGTTCATCTGTTTATTCTTCTGACCCAGCAAAAGGTTATGAAGTACCAGTTATCCATGTGAATGCAGATAGTCCTGAGGCTGTATCATTAGTTGGTCGTTTTGCAGCTAGCTACCGTCAAAAATTCGGTAAAGATATTATCGTTGACTTAATTGGTTACCGTCGTCACGGTCACAATGAAACAGATGATCCAACTGTAACAAACCCAGAAACATATAAATTAGTAGCTCAACATGAAACTGTTCGTGCTTTATATGGCGCACAATTAGTAGCAGAGGGTGTTGTTTCGGCAGATGATGTTGCGGCATTAGATGCAGCAATTTATGCAGAAATGCAAGCTTCTTATGATCATGTTAAAGAAATGGCTGCTAAAGATGAGCACAAACATTTAGAAATGCCAGAAGAATTAAAGGTAGAGTTCCCACAAATTGATACAGCAGTTGGTGCGGAGCGTCTAGAAACAATAAATGAAGAGCTTTTAGTGTTTGAAGAAAAGTTCGAGCCACAGAAAAAACTTGGTAAGATTTTAGAAAAACGTCGTGAAGCATTTGCTTCTGCAAAAATTGATTGGGGCCATGCTGAAACTTTAGCCTATGCTACGATTATTCAAGACGGCACTCCAGTTCGTTTTACAGGGCAGGATGCACAACGTGGTACGTTCTCGCAACGTCACTTAGTATTACATGATAAAAACAATGGTAATGTATTTACACCACTTCACCATATTTCTGGTGCAAATGCATCATTTACAGTACACAACTCTCCACTGACAGAAGCAGGGGTAGTAGGCTTTGAATATGGGTATAATTTAGAAAATGGCCATGTACTATCAGTTTGGGAAGCTCAATTTGGTGACTTTGCTAATATGGCACAAGTGATGTTCGATAACTTTATTTCAGGTGCACGTGCTAAATGGGGTCAAAAATCCGGTTTAGTCATTCTTTTACCTCATGGTTATGAAGGCCAAGGTCCAGAGCACTCTTCAAGCCGTATGGAACGTTATTTACAAATGTCAGCAGAAAATAACTGGTTCGTAGCAAACTGCTCAAATGCAGGTAACTACTACCACTTATTACGTCGTCAAGCAGCGTTACTAGGAACTGAAGGTGTTCGTCCACTTGTGGTTGTATCACCTAAATACCTACTTCGTCACCCATTAGCTGCAGCGAATGCTGAGCAATTAGCAAATGGTTCATTCCAAGAGGTAATTGAACAACCAGGTCTAGGTTCAAAACCAGAAGCTGTAGAGCGCATTGTACTTGGTACTGGTAAAGTGATGATCGACATTGCAGACCGTATTAAAGACGGTGAAGGTTTCGATCACTTACACATTATTCGTGTAGAACAACTTTACCCATTCCCAAAAGAGCAAGTTGCTGGTATTATTGCTAAGTATCCGAATGTTAAAGAAGTAGTATGGGTACAGGAAGAACCGAAAAACCAAGGTACTTGGAATTATGCATTAGAAACACTTTATGAACTTTCAGAAGGTAAAAAGCTTCGTTATGTAGGTCGCCCTGCAATGAGCTCTACTTCAGAAGGTGATGCAGATTCTCATAAAGCTGCTCAAGCCGCAGTTGTAGAAGAAGCGGTTGCTGAGCCTGTAAAGGTTAAATAA
- the odhB gene encoding 2-oxoglutarate dehydrogenase complex dihydrolipoyllysine-residue succinyltransferase, whose protein sequence is MAEIKVPELAESITEGSIAQWVKKVGDRVEKGEFIVELETDKVNAEIISEEAGVLTQILAEEGDTVLVGQVIAVVEAGEGAAPAPAAPAEATPAQAVPQAAPAPVAAAPVVEETSGERVIASPAARKLAREKGIDLAAVSPVDPQGRVRVQDVAAHGTAPVATAQAPAAPKAVAAVDESRVTVEKMSRRRQTIAKRLLEVKQSTAMLTTFNEVDMTNVMALRSRKKDQFFESTGSKLGFMSFFTKAVVAALKKYPYVNAQIVGDEIHLNNFFDIGVAVSTEEGLVVPVVRDADRKNFAEIEDAIADLAKKARDKKLGLADLQGGSFTITNGGVFGSLMSTPIMNGTQAGILGMHSIKKRPVEVNGEVEIRPMMYLALSYDHRIIDGKDSVGFLKTVKELLENPEDLLLNS, encoded by the coding sequence GTGGCTGAAATTAAAGTCCCTGAATTAGCAGAATCGATTACAGAAGGAAGTATCGCACAATGGGTAAAAAAAGTGGGCGATCGCGTTGAGAAAGGTGAATTCATCGTTGAACTTGAAACAGATAAAGTAAACGCTGAAATTATTTCCGAAGAAGCAGGTGTCTTAACTCAAATTTTAGCTGAGGAAGGCGATACTGTACTTGTTGGTCAAGTTATCGCAGTTGTAGAAGCAGGCGAAGGTGCAGCACCAGCTCCAGCTGCTCCAGCAGAAGCAACACCAGCGCAAGCAGTACCACAAGCAGCACCTGCCCCAGTTGCGGCAGCTCCAGTTGTGGAAGAAACTTCTGGTGAGCGTGTAATCGCATCTCCAGCAGCACGTAAACTTGCTCGTGAAAAAGGTATTGATCTTGCTGCTGTATCTCCAGTAGACCCACAAGGTCGTGTACGTGTCCAAGACGTGGCAGCTCATGGGACAGCTCCAGTAGCAACAGCGCAAGCTCCAGCAGCGCCAAAAGCGGTAGCGGCTGTAGATGAATCACGTGTAACAGTAGAAAAAATGAGTCGTCGTCGCCAAACAATTGCGAAACGTTTACTTGAAGTAAAACAATCTACTGCAATGTTAACTACATTTAACGAAGTTGATATGACAAATGTTATGGCTTTACGTTCTCGTAAAAAAGACCAATTCTTCGAGTCGACAGGCTCTAAACTTGGTTTCATGTCATTCTTCACAAAAGCAGTAGTAGCAGCACTTAAAAAATACCCATATGTGAACGCACAAATAGTTGGTGACGAAATTCACTTAAACAACTTTTTTGATATTGGTGTAGCTGTATCGACAGAAGAAGGTTTAGTGGTACCAGTTGTACGTGATGCTGACCGTAAAAACTTTGCTGAAATTGAAGATGCAATTGCGGACCTAGCGAAAAAAGCTCGCGACAAAAAATTAGGTTTAGCAGATCTTCAAGGTGGCTCATTCACAATTACAAATGGTGGTGTATTTGGTTCATTAATGTCTACACCTATCATGAATGGTACACAAGCTGGTATCTTAGGTATGCACTCCATCAAAAAACGTCCGGTTGAAGTGAATGGTGAAGTAGAAATTCGCCCAATGATGTACCTAGCGCTTTCTTATGACCACCGTATTATCGATGGTAAAGATTCTGTAGGCTTCCTTAAAACAGTAAAAGAATTACTTGAAAACCCAGAAGATTTATTATTAAATTCTTAA
- a CDS encoding transporter substrate-binding domain-containing protein: MKRKWLLVMISIMTAIVLAACGAGDKKDSGKSGDAGTDVGGSEDGGQFRIGMEAGYPPFNWTQQNDANGAVKIADNAEYAGGYDVQMAKKIAEGLGKELVIVKMEWDGLVPALQSNKIDAIIAGMSPTEERKQTIDFTENYYTSDFVMVIKKGSKYEKAKSIQDFSGAKITSQLNTSNYNVIDQIKDVQKQTAMDNFPAMRVALEAGKIDGYVAERPEGISAAAANGKFAYVAFEEGFDTDPSNTSIAVGLRKGDANLDKINEILKGISEDDRQTIMEEAIQQQPAAQ, from the coding sequence ATGAAAAGAAAATGGTTGTTAGTAATGATCTCTATTATGACAGCAATTGTGCTAGCTGCTTGTGGTGCTGGCGACAAAAAGGATTCAGGTAAATCTGGAGATGCTGGTACTGATGTAGGTGGATCAGAAGATGGTGGACAATTCCGTATTGGGATGGAAGCTGGTTATCCTCCATTCAATTGGACACAGCAAAATGATGCAAATGGCGCAGTAAAAATTGCAGATAATGCAGAGTATGCAGGCGGCTATGATGTTCAAATGGCCAAAAAAATCGCTGAAGGTTTAGGAAAAGAATTAGTGATTGTCAAAATGGAATGGGATGGTTTAGTGCCAGCACTTCAATCCAATAAAATTGATGCTATTATTGCTGGGATGTCTCCTACTGAGGAACGTAAGCAAACGATTGATTTCACTGAAAACTACTATACTTCTGATTTTGTAATGGTTATTAAAAAAGGGAGTAAATATGAAAAAGCAAAATCAATTCAGGATTTCTCCGGTGCTAAAATTACTTCACAATTAAACACTTCAAACTACAATGTGATTGACCAAATCAAAGATGTACAAAAGCAAACTGCTATGGATAACTTCCCAGCAATGCGTGTAGCTCTAGAGGCTGGCAAAATTGATGGCTATGTAGCAGAACGTCCTGAAGGTATTTCAGCTGCAGCAGCTAATGGTAAATTCGCATATGTAGCGTTTGAAGAAGGCTTTGATACAGATCCTTCTAACACATCCATCGCAGTTGGTTTACGTAAAGGTGATGCAAATCTTGACAAAATCAATGAAATTTTAAAAGGAATTTCAGAAGATGATCGCCAAACAATTATGGAAGAAGCAATTCAGCAACAACCAGCAGCGCAATAA
- a CDS encoding amino acid ABC transporter permease encodes MSLEWIISIVENNWQMFLRGAYYTLLISSISTIIGAFIGFFIGIMHTIPVRKKGVKFYSLKLINFILTCYVEFFRGTPMIVQAMVVFYGLDIAFGIDMHFITAGILVVSLNTGAYMAEIVRGGIVSIDKGQYEAASAIGMNHFQIMLHVVLPQVARNVLPATGNQLIMNIKDTAVLNVIGVTELFFQTKSIAGNNFRYFESFFVACVLYFIMTFTASRILLYVEKRLDGPDAYQKEQKEAI; translated from the coding sequence ATGAGTCTTGAATGGATTATCTCTATTGTAGAGAACAACTGGCAAATGTTTTTACGAGGTGCGTATTATACCTTATTGATTTCGAGTATTAGTACAATTATTGGTGCATTTATCGGATTTTTCATCGGGATTATGCATACCATTCCGGTTCGTAAAAAAGGTGTAAAGTTTTACAGTTTAAAGCTGATTAATTTTATACTAACATGCTATGTTGAATTCTTCCGTGGTACACCAATGATTGTACAAGCGATGGTTGTCTTCTACGGATTGGATATAGCATTTGGTATCGACATGCATTTTATTACAGCAGGTATTTTAGTAGTTTCTTTGAATACCGGTGCCTATATGGCTGAAATAGTGCGTGGTGGTATTGTTTCAATTGATAAAGGTCAATATGAGGCAGCTTCAGCTATCGGTATGAATCATTTCCAAATTATGCTGCATGTTGTACTGCCACAGGTTGCGAGAAATGTATTACCTGCAACAGGGAACCAATTAATTATGAATATTAAGGATACTGCTGTTTTAAACGTTATCGGGGTAACGGAATTATTCTTCCAAACTAAATCAATTGCAGGGAATAACTTCCGCTATTTTGAATCATTCTTTGTAGCTTGTGTCCTTTACTTTATTATGACATTTACAGCATCACGAATTTTATTATATGTTGAAAAACGACTTGATGGACCAGATGCCTATCAAAAAGAACAGAAAGAAGCGATATAG
- a CDS encoding amino acid ABC transporter ATP-binding protein: protein MTVIKIKHLSKSFGRNQVLKDVNFQVEKGEVVCLIGSSGSGKSTLLRCINLLETPSGGQIIYKGENILDDKHNIQKYRTHLGMVFQQFNLFNNHNVLNNCTVGQIKVLKRSKSEAEKTALEYLKIVGMDQYVNAKPRQLSGGQKQRVAIARALSMSPDVMLFDEPTSALDPEMVGEVLKVMRQLADAGNTMLIVTHEMEFAKEVADRVVFMDKGVIVEEGPPSQVLVTPQHERTKEFLKRTLK, encoded by the coding sequence ATGACAGTTATTAAAATCAAGCATTTAAGTAAATCATTTGGTCGTAACCAAGTGTTAAAGGATGTCAATTTTCAAGTAGAGAAGGGGGAGGTAGTGTGCTTAATCGGCTCCTCTGGATCTGGTAAATCAACATTACTTCGTTGCATCAATTTATTGGAAACGCCAAGCGGTGGACAGATTATCTACAAAGGTGAAAATATTCTGGATGACAAGCATAACATTCAAAAATATCGTACACATTTAGGTATGGTTTTCCAGCAGTTTAATTTATTTAACAACCATAATGTATTGAACAATTGTACAGTTGGTCAAATAAAAGTATTAAAGCGTTCAAAATCAGAAGCTGAAAAAACAGCTTTAGAATATTTAAAAATTGTTGGTATGGATCAATATGTTAATGCCAAGCCAAGACAGCTATCTGGTGGGCAAAAACAGCGTGTGGCTATTGCGCGTGCACTATCGATGAGTCCAGATGTGATGCTGTTTGATGAGCCGACATCTGCTCTTGATCCAGAAATGGTAGGGGAAGTATTAAAGGTTATGCGTCAACTCGCAGATGCAGGAAATACGATGTTAATCGTGACACATGAAATGGAATTTGCAAAAGAAGTAGCAGATCGTGTCGTATTTATGGACAAAGGGGTAATTGTAGAGGAGGGACCACCTTCTCAGGTTTTAGTTACGCCTCAGCATGAGCGAACGAAGGAATTTTTAAAGCGTACATTAAAATAA
- a CDS encoding DUF6501 family protein yields MLHLKWKDAPTLRTVKCKHTNASKYLVSNVLTVGKDYEVKNETEEFIFIIDNTGNIGGYYKDYFE; encoded by the coding sequence ATGTTACATTTAAAATGGAAAGATGCGCCAACACTTCGCACAGTCAAGTGCAAGCATACAAATGCATCTAAATACTTAGTGTCCAATGTATTAACGGTTGGAAAAGATTATGAAGTTAAAAATGAAACAGAAGAGTTCATCTTTATTATCGATAATACAGGTAATATCGGTGGCTATTATAAAGACTATTTTGAATAA
- a CDS encoding toxic anion resistance protein, whose amino-acid sequence MTANDHAFQLNTIQGLSPLVQTYLETTNNEAMATYETLSPLAQSRALLYASQIDLENFESVLSLGQDSQRSLSHFADRMLAQVKQKDVTKIGQMLDSLMQTLDRVDPNALEPKKQSFFKKMFGKTERPIKQTLTEFERISIQVERIGVQLERAQIQLIKDVEMLEDLYSHNRGFFEELATAIAAGQMKKQQAIETELPTKVQSVQAAKQPLAVQQLNDLAAQIERLDQRIYDLQVSQQVALQTAPQIRMIQQANQTLAEKIEFSIVTLIPLWKNQLAMMLSMNMDQHYAQLEERLSRTHDRFTSPSFEQQVSKFRETQQELKTAIQDVFALHTATEQEKQHLQDVAELKGFKKD is encoded by the coding sequence GTGACAGCAAATGATCATGCATTTCAACTTAATACAATACAAGGGCTCTCCCCCCTTGTACAAACTTATTTAGAAACAACGAATAACGAGGCGATGGCGACCTATGAAACGCTATCGCCTCTTGCGCAAAGTCGTGCACTTCTATATGCTAGTCAAATCGATTTGGAAAATTTTGAATCCGTACTATCTTTAGGGCAAGATTCACAACGATCACTTTCTCACTTCGCTGATCGCATGCTTGCACAGGTGAAACAGAAGGATGTTACCAAAATTGGACAAATGTTAGATTCATTAATGCAAACATTAGATCGTGTAGATCCTAATGCTTTAGAGCCAAAAAAGCAATCTTTCTTCAAAAAAATGTTTGGTAAAACGGAACGCCCAATTAAGCAAACATTAACAGAGTTTGAACGAATCAGTATCCAAGTCGAACGAATTGGTGTACAGCTAGAACGTGCACAGATTCAGCTCATAAAGGATGTAGAGATGCTTGAGGATCTTTACTCACATAATAGAGGGTTTTTTGAGGAGCTTGCCACTGCGATTGCTGCAGGACAAATGAAAAAGCAGCAAGCCATTGAGACAGAACTACCGACAAAGGTGCAAAGTGTACAGGCAGCAAAACAACCTCTTGCAGTCCAACAGCTTAATGACTTAGCTGCTCAAATTGAACGTCTAGATCAACGCATTTATGACTTACAAGTTTCACAGCAAGTTGCCCTACAGACTGCACCTCAAATACGTATGATTCAGCAAGCAAACCAAACACTTGCAGAAAAAATCGAATTTTCAATCGTTACCCTTATACCGCTTTGGAAAAATCAGCTGGCCATGATGCTATCCATGAATATGGATCAACACTATGCACAACTTGAGGAACGTTTGTCTCGCACACACGATCGCTTTACGAGCCCCTCTTTCGAACAGCAAGTATCAAAATTCAGAGAAACTCAGCAGGAGCTCAAGACGGCTATTCAGGATGTCTTTGCCCTCCATACTGCAACAGAACAGGAAAAACAGCATTTACAAGATGTCGCTGAATTAAAGGGCTTTAAGAAGGACTAA
- a CDS encoding 5-bromo-4-chloroindolyl phosphate hydrolysis family protein: MLSVKQFFTRHTASFFISLTTVSFAAIVANPGYFLGGLFFAGTYATSTALLKHRQKKKVMQLTGITKEEYKHIETQIITANKHIQTLSQNYLRVRSVAAFKQLLEMTRISKNIVKIVKTDPRKFYNVEQFFYAHLPSAVELTDKYTMLSKQPVKDSEIQITLSKTRETLTDLNDTIQIDLKDALSNDIDHLQMEIEFANRSNNRRREQLEWRGDDK, encoded by the coding sequence ATGCTTAGTGTCAAACAGTTTTTCACTAGACATACCGCTAGCTTCTTTATTTCTCTAACAACTGTTTCCTTTGCAGCAATTGTGGCAAATCCAGGATACTTCCTTGGTGGTTTATTTTTTGCTGGAACTTACGCGACGAGTACAGCGTTGCTGAAACATAGACAGAAGAAGAAAGTTATGCAATTAACTGGTATAACAAAAGAAGAATATAAACATATTGAAACCCAAATTATAACTGCCAATAAACATATCCAAACATTGAGCCAAAACTACTTACGTGTACGCTCTGTTGCAGCATTTAAGCAATTGCTTGAAATGACGCGTATTTCAAAAAACATTGTAAAAATTGTCAAGACAGATCCTCGTAAATTTTATAATGTAGAGCAATTTTTTTATGCACATCTACCTTCTGCTGTAGAATTAACGGATAAATATACAATGCTATCGAAGCAGCCTGTAAAGGATTCAGAAATTCAAATAACTTTATCTAAAACAAGGGAAACACTGACGGATTTAAATGATACGATTCAGATTGATTTAAAGGATGCGCTTTCCAATGATATCGATCATCTTCAAATGGAAATCGAATTCGCGAATCGTTCCAATAATAGAAGAAGAGAACAATTGGAGTGGCGAGGCGATGATAAGTGA
- a CDS encoding YdeI/OmpD-associated family protein — MNSMNPKVDEFISKAKKWQEEYRTLRKIVLDCELTEEFKWMHPCYTLNNKNIVLIHGFKEYCALLFHKGALLQDTHGILIQQTENVQAARQIRFTNVQEIVEKEAIIKDYVSEAIAVEKAGLEVELKKDTETIPDELQQKFEEEPALKTAFEALTPGRQRAYILYFSQAKQSKTRVSRIEKYTQQIFNGKGLND, encoded by the coding sequence ATGAATAGTATGAATCCTAAGGTTGATGAATTTATAAGTAAGGCAAAAAAATGGCAAGAAGAATATAGAACGTTAAGAAAAATTGTTCTTGATTGTGAGCTGACTGAAGAATTTAAGTGGATGCATCCTTGTTACACGCTTAATAATAAAAATATAGTTTTAATTCATGGATTTAAAGAATATTGTGCGCTTCTATTTCACAAGGGAGCACTATTACAGGATACGCACGGGATTCTCATTCAGCAAACCGAAAATGTTCAGGCAGCACGCCAAATTCGCTTTACCAATGTTCAAGAAATAGTTGAAAAGGAAGCAATCATAAAGGACTATGTCTCAGAAGCAATTGCAGTCGAGAAAGCAGGCTTGGAGGTAGAGTTAAAAAAGGATACGGAGACTATCCCTGATGAACTTCAACAAAAATTTGAAGAAGAGCCAGCCTTGAAAACTGCCTTTGAAGCACTAACGCCGGGAAGGCAAAGAGCATACATTCTATATTTTTCGCAAGCTAAACAATCTAAAACAAGAGTGTCAAGGATTGAAAAATATACGCAGCAAATTTTTAATGGTAAGGGATTAAATGATTAA
- a CDS encoding acylphosphatase, which yields MNKRALIKFFGDVYGTGYRFFIKQKAIELGLKGYCKLNVQEQIEVEVEGSKKAIEEFLIFVQKGVSPQADSNSFTLELHDDLKGYVRMESDIV from the coding sequence GTGAACAAGCGAGCGCTGATTAAATTTTTTGGTGATGTATATGGTACAGGCTACCGTTTTTTCATTAAACAAAAAGCGATTGAACTAGGATTAAAGGGATATTGTAAGCTCAATGTCCAAGAACAGATTGAAGTTGAAGTAGAGGGATCTAAAAAGGCAATAGAAGAATTCCTGATATTTGTTCAAAAAGGTGTAAGTCCACAAGCAGATTCTAATTCCTTTACTTTAGAGCTTCATGATGATTTAAAAGGATATGTGCGAATGGAGTCAGATATTGTTTAA